From Coffea arabica cultivar ET-39 chromosome 10e, Coffea Arabica ET-39 HiFi, whole genome shotgun sequence, one genomic window encodes:
- the LOC113712799 gene encoding uncharacterized protein produces MAKEKQEEEEKANMEARILGSLQSRLQHFRDNASSLTLAGIRRILEEDLGFEKYALDVHKSFIKQFIEKNLNDDDDYETKNSDSHTEKEANSSVGEATKSPEKEELARTSPSDEAEKEEDSPIMGVLTPKTEMVDSQGIEISESMLKNAIWERADYIRSQSEKLTLAGARRFLEDDLKLSKNALDPFKKIIREQIEKVFDANDVSTSAMSAKRKSSGNRQSKAAESTSSERKLGSIDDDDDDEQHKMKSSGKTVRRVEAKKLDREKKRKRPEKKIDVAVKNQSKLVKRHSEESSDADNEGDVSDDGESQSAKKSVKKKEASTPTFGKHVEHLKSVIKACGMSIAPTVYKKAKQVPDGKREAFLIKELEDILAKEGLSKNPSEKEIKEVRKRKERAKELEGIDLSNIITSSRRRSAMSFLPPPKPQKKEKGRDDAVSTDKDKDAVSDDNENEKQEQEKDGDNAVSTDKDEDGGNDDKKKEKQEREEDEEVDDEEGEEDGDDSQSEDFNGGDEDSD; encoded by the exons ATGGCAAAGGAGAagcaggaggaggaggagaaagcGAACATGGAGGCTCGTATACTGGGCAGTCTTCAATCCCGCCTTCAGCATTTCAGAGACAACGCTTC TTCCTTAACTCTGGCGGGTATTCGGAGGATTTTAGAGGAAGACTTGGGGTTTGAGAAATATGCATTGGATGTGCATAAGAGTTTCATAAAGCAGTTCATTGAGAAG AATttgaatgatgatgatgattatgAGACCAAGAATTCAGATAGCCACACAGAAAAAGAAGCCAATTCATCTGTAGGAGAAGCGACAAAATCTCctgaaaaagaagagttggctaGAACGAGCCCTAGTGATGAggcagaaaaggaagaagactCCCCAATAATGGGAGTTTTGACACCCAAAACTGAGATGGTTGACTCTCAAGGCATTGAAATTAGTGAGAGCATGTTAAAGAACGCCATTTGGGAAAGAGCAGATTATATTAGATCACAGTCTGA GAAACTTACTTTGGCTGGAGCTCGCCGGTTTTTGGAGGACGATCTCAAGCTTAGTAAAAATGCTCTTGACCCATTCAAAAAGATTATACGTGAGCAAATAGAAAAG GTTTTTGATGCTAATGATGTTTCAACATCAGCAATGAGTGCTAAGAGGAAAAGTTCTGGAAATCGTCAGAGTAAAGCTGCAGAAAGCACTAGTAGTGAAAGAAAATTGGGCTCTATAGACGATGACGATGATGATGAACAGCATAAAATGAAATCAAGTGGAAAAACCGTTCGAAGAGTTGAAGCTAAAAAACTTGACAGGGAAAAGAAACGTAAAAGACCTGAGAAGAAAATTGATGTTGCTGTCAAAAATCAGAGTAAGCTAGTGAAAAGGCATTCAGAGGAAAGCAGCGATGCTGACAATGAAGGAGATGTGTCTGATGATGGTGAATCTCAATCTGCCAAAAAATCTGTAAAG AAGAAAGAAGCATCAACTCCTACATTTGGGAAACATGTTGAGCACCTAAAATCAGTAATTAAAGCTTGTGGAATGAG CATTGCACCTACAGTTTATAAGAAAGCAAAGCAGGTACCTGATGGCAAACGTGAGGCTTTCTTGATAAAGGAATTGGAGGACATTCTCGCAAAAGAAGGGCTATCAAAAAATCCTTctgaaaaag AAATCAAAGAAGTcagaaagagaaaggaaagagCAAAAGAGCTCGAGGGTATTGATCTTAGCAATATTATTACTAGTTCGCGAAGAAGGTCAGCCATGAGCTTTTTGCCTCCTCctaaaccccaaaaaaaagaaaaaggtcgaGATGATGCTGTCAGTACTGATAAGGACAAGGATGCTGTAAGTGAtgacaatgaaaatgaaaagcaagaacaagaaaaagatGGTGATAATGCTGTTAGCACTGATAAGGACGAGGATGGTGGAAATGatgacaagaaaaaagaaaagcaagaacgAGAAGAAGACGAAGAagttgatgatgaagaaggagaagaagatggAGATGACAGTCAAAGCGAAGATTTTAACGGAG GTGATGAGGACAGCGATTGA
- the LOC113711943 gene encoding lysM domain-containing GPI-anchored protein 1-like, whose protein sequence is MPTKKPKYDAVSSLLFIFLVSFPFLISSKSTIEPCSNFDSCSAVVAYTLYTDLKVAEVASLFHVDPIALLTANAVDISYPDVENYILPAKLFLKVPITCSCVDGIRKSTSTIYKTRPSDTLFNIADDIYGGLVSADQIKEANANSISDPSVLNVGTSLVIPLPCTCFNGTDNNLPAVYMSYVVRPVDTLAGIASKYSTTLTDLMNVNALGSPSIKDGDILAIPLSACSSSFPKYASDNALSVPNGSYAITASHCVQCSCGPGTRNLYCTPASLAVSCSSMQCKNSNLMLGNITMQQTSAGCNVTTCSYGGFVNGSIVTILSSSLQPRCPGPQQFPPIIDPSSLVGQDSSFAPAPSPSEIAGAPTVPKSSVVPSTGSTIQFPPANGPAGSAGSATSDSSVVNPLAGFPITFLLALYLRNSLPLGL, encoded by the exons ATGCCTACGAAGAAGCCCAAGTACGACGCCGTATCATCTCTGCTCTTCATCTTCCTAGTTTCCTTTCCATTTCTCATCTCCTCCAAGTCTACGATAGAGCCTTGCTCAAACTTCGACTCCTGCTCCGCCGTCGTCGCCTACACGCTCTACACCGACCTCAAGGTCGCCGAGGTCGCGTCCCTCTTCCACGTCGACCCCATTGCCCTCCTCACGGCCAACGCCGTCGACATTTCCTACCCGGACGTCGAAAACTACATCCTCCCGGCGAAGCTCTTCCTCAAGGTCCCCATCACTTGCTCTTGCGTCGACGGCATCAGAAAATCCACCTCCACCATTTACAAGACTCGCCCTTCCGACACCCTTTTCAACATCGCCGATGATATCTATGGTGGGCTGGTATCGGCCGACCAGATCAAGGAGGCTAATGCTAACTCCATCTCTGACCCTTCTGTGTTGAATGTGGGGACTTCGCTTGTGATTCCATTGCCTTGTACTTGTTTCAATGGGACGGATAACAATCTTCCGGCGGTTTATATGTCGTATGTTGTCCGGCCGGTGGATACCCTTGCCGGAATTGCGTCCAAGTACTCTACCACGCTGACTGATCTCATGAATGTGAATGCTTTGGGCAGTCCATCTATTAAGGATGGCGATATTCTTGCAATTCCTCTATCTG CTTGTTCATCTAGTTTCCCAAAGTACGCATCGGATAATGCCCTGTCCGTACCTAACGGGAGTTATGCTATTACTGCAAGCCATTGTGTTCAATGCAGTTGTGGACCGGGGACTCGCAA TTTATACTGCACGCCAGCTTCATTAGCAGTTTCTTGTTCAAGCATGCAATGCAAAAACAGCAACCTCATGCTTGGAAATATAACAATGCAACAGACTAGTGCTGGTTGCAATGTGACTACTTGCAGTTATGGAGGATTTGTAAATGGAAGCATTGTGACCAT ATTGTCCTCTTCCCTTCAGCCTCGTTGCCCAG GACCACAGCAATTTCCACCAATCATAGATCCCTCATCATTAGTTGGCCAAGACTCTTCATTTGCACCAGCTCCTTCACCTTCTGAAATAGCAGGTGCTCCAACAGTTCCAAAATCTTCAGTGGTGCCTTCTACTGGCTCTACTATACAATTTCCACCTGCTAATGGCCCAGCTGGAAGTGCTGGAAGTGCTACTTCTGATTCCTCGGTGGTGAATCCTTTAGCAGGTTTTCCTATTACATTTCTCTTAGCGTTGTATCTCAGGAATTCGTTGCCACTTGGGTTGTAA